A segment of the Doryrhamphus excisus isolate RoL2022-K1 chromosome 7, RoL_Dexc_1.0, whole genome shotgun sequence genome:
GTCGGATGACGGAACTATttgatgtgttgtgtttctaGTGGATGAGCTGTTCAAAGAAGCAAACATCAAGTCTAATGGAATGGTTAACTACGAAGAGTTCACCCAAATGGTCACCCTGCCGCCGGTGGATTACTGATGTCAGCCATGAAAGATCCTGATCTGCTTGTGTCTTCATGTTTTTCACACCACGACTTCTGTCACTTTTAAAGGGCCACTGACATGATGGACCAACTTTGCTTGAATATGTTctatattatttgtaattacgTTCTGCCTTGTTTGTTTCTGAAAGCGAAGCGTAAAAGGGGGCGTTTCCCAAGTGACGTCAGTGCAGTGTACACAAAGCTCGTCGACTGCTTTCACTATCGTTTCATCAATAAATAACGACGTCAAAGTGAGTCACGTCTTATTTACATATCTTACGGTAACCACTGTCGCCATAGCAACAAGCATCCAAAGCATTTTACATGTTATATAACACTTTTGACTTCAGGACAAAGAAACAACAACTTAACTACCGCTCCCGTCCCATAAACCGTCCGGGTGGAAGCACCCTCGACTTGAATAGTTCCGGGGTGAATGACGTACGAATCCCCCAACATTACATTAGTCTATTTTCCAAGTAGCCACAAGAGGGCGGTAGTGGCTCAGTTCGGCTTTGGATGTCCGTCACGTTCCACTGTACTGATCCGGCTGTAAGATGTGACGTCATTtggattatttgtattatttttaattgtatagCACCTTCCAACAGCCCATTGGTGCTTAACATGAATATAAAGAAGTTAAGCGAATAACAGTATAGGGTGATATGTTTGATTCGTAAggtgatatcatgtctactTTATTTAGTGATACCTTGTTTATTATACTgggtgatatcatgtctactatatttggcgATAAGTCTACTACATCCTCCATCCTTCTCTGTCCtcattttggtctgatgacaaTGACTCAGCTATGAATCATAAAccacacacaaagctttctagatcttccaccaTCTGCACCTAATCCGGCTGTTTTTCCTTGGACTTCCAAACCGCTCTGTACTCGTTTATTCCACCAGTGTGACTTCTCACACATCAAGTCAAATAATGACTTTGTATACAACTTTAATTACACACTGAACAGCATAAAGGTTTCTCTCTGTTCCCTGGTGTGTTATCTGTTATCCAACACCTACACCAGCCATTGCACGGCATGTATTCTTACGTGTGACGTCAAATAGTCCTTCCGAGAGTATCTTTTCCCACAAAATGAGCACATGaatggtttttctcccgtgtggatTCCCATGTGTCTTTTGAGATGGCAGGAGCGATGGAAGGCTTTGCCGCAGTGCGAACATTTAAAGCGCGTTTTGTCAGTGTGACACCTCATGTGTCGGGTCAGATTGCGCCGGTTGTTAAAGGCTTTGTCGCAGTGTTGGCATTTCAAGTGTGTGTTGTCACggtgacatgtcatatcagcCCTGgcgttatcatcatcatcatcagtgtcaggagagtgtgacgttgtgtgctcactatctgatagtggagctaagagcttgtctgctggtgatcttccacagtggtctccatcggcttctgctgtcatgtgttgagttgagctgctgcttggaggctccgcctttctcttctcctcactttcactttcatcatCTTCATTCTTCACAGGAACGCCAACCACTGGGAACTCCTCCGGTCCTTCAAGATGCTCTCCCTTCTGGCTGATGCTGtggtcctcttcttcctctttaatgtgggagGGCCggggctcctcctcctccatcctggAGCTCCACTCCTGCTGATGTTCCTTGCTGGCATCTGCAGGACACAGTAAGACAATATAAGATAATGGCGTCATCC
Coding sequences within it:
- the LOC131132852 gene encoding zinc finger and SCAN domain-containing protein 2-like; amino-acid sequence: MYQVQMLRALVNQRLAAAVEEIFVVLERTIAEYEEELCRTKEENEQQRQLLDAVSKRYQVGLHGADASKEHQQEWSSRMEEEEPRPSHIKEEEEDHSISQKGEHLEGPEEFPVVGVPVKNEDDESESEEKRKAEPPSSSSTQHMTAEADGDHCGRSPADKLLAPLSDSEHTTSHSPDTDDDDDNARADMTCHRDNTHLKCQHCDKAFNNRRNLTRHMRCHTDKTRFKCSHCGKAFHRSCHLKRHMGIHTGEKPFMCSFCGKRYSRKDYLTSHVRIHAVQWLV